The genomic window ATACAAAGTATATAACAATTTGCTTAAAATTAACGAACAGTTCCTGCACCATATCTAATTTCTTTTTCAAACTGTTCGGCTTTTAGTGTACCATCAatacttttgcaatttttattgaacacaCTATATGCTGAAATTTCACCtttctttttaggtcttgtacttgtatttaaacaaatgCCAATAAGTActgatataacaaaaaatactgcacCAAACTGTagatttagaaaaattatatataaggtTAACCAAATAACACCATATATTGACCATTTTAGCACACAATACCCCCATGTTTCTTGATTTTCTTCATATTCAACTTCACTAGTTTCCGATGTTACATCTACTATATCTTCAAGTAGTAATTTTGAGCTATTATTTGGTGGATGTTCCTCACATTCcaactgaaattaaattataagttttaaaacaatactttttaatgaaaattaacagGCAACTTCAGTAGGGTGACATACCAATATAACTTCTTCCTCTTTTTTATCCATTTCAACTGATTTTGGAACTAAAAAGTTAATGAGCTTGTCTTTAGAGTTGTCCaatttttgtttgatattATCTATAAACTGTTGTCGCTTTCTAAGTGCTCTATACTCTTTCAACTTTGCCTCTATTTGTGACATATTTTACCTTTGAATAACATGTTAGACATCATTAAAATgcaaatatcaaataaaagaaGTTAAAGGCATGCTGTAGGGAAGGCTTCAACAAAATGGGATTATAAATACCGTTTacagatgtttttttaattaagtaagcGATTATAGGTCActgttttaacttaatttgtGGTAATTGTGTTTATTTCTGCCTGATCATATCACTCCAGCCTACGCTTGTTACCAATTCCTAATCCTCTACGTAGAATTTGGTCTTATATACAAGTTAACTAAACCCTGTGGCAGTAATACTAAATACCATACATAACTTtggtactttttatttaaatggaaatcaacaaaaatcaaaacattaaacttggaaaacaataaacattgaACAGCTGGCACTTCGCGCCTGGAAATAGCAAAATGACATTTTCAAGGTTGTTATCTGTCAAAGTCATCGTGAGTCATAAGTGAGTagatatatattgttttattaaaaattataccttTATTCTCTATCATCTCATTTATAACCgaactttttaaaacaattcattaaaatgaaaatatttttaaattatgtgaaATACTCCGTAGTCCGTACATACGATTGTTTCATCTGTGGCAAGTAAGCCGCGTTTGCGCGGCACGGCGCTAATACTCGAAAACCAatcaatattgttttgtttttatacacTTGCATTTTATGAGTTAATGTTGAGATAATATTCACATGGAACACCAATCAGAAATGGGGGCTTATGTTGAAAGCCCAAATGTACAAAATAGTGgaaattatattactattattccTGTGGACTACACACGGCGAGGATATCCAATACAGGCTGAATATCAATACAAGTaggtttaatattataataatatataagttacTGGAATATCGAACCTAGAACACACAAAAATGCAtcgattaaataattgtatgtatttattatttttgagaaatTAATGTTGTATATTAAGgagaaataaatagataacatGATTAACTAGAACTAGAAAATCCTTCActtgttatattttagaaaatgtaactaaagttttattacatttattataaatagccaatataattatgtatatatattaaataaaataaaaaataagccTTATCACAGCCCTCAATTTCTAAATCAGCTCGCAAATTTTGGTTGAAGTTAGGAAGcgtttatattacattatgtaAAGCTagaatatatctatataagatatagcgttatatttttatagctaCATATAACTGCTCTTTCAGTGAATTTCGATCTCGCGAGGAGTACTATTCTATGCAAAGTCAGAAATTGCAGGCGGAAGTGAACGCGCATTTATATTCCGTGTCCCAGCGATTGCCTCATCTCTCCTACAGTCCTCTGGGCCGACATGGGGATTGGGACAAACATGATCCTCATAAGCCCCTGCCGGACTCCAAAGAGAGCAATAGTTCTGATTCATTGGAGAAAAGTGTTATGggt from Pieris napi chromosome 12, ilPieNapi1.2, whole genome shotgun sequence includes these protein-coding regions:
- the LOC125054271 gene encoding uncharacterized protein LOC125054271 encodes the protein MSQIEAKLKEYRALRKRQQFIDNIKQKLDNSKDKLINFLVPKSVEMDKKEEEVILLECEEHPPNNSSKLLLEDIVDVTSETSEVEYEENQETWGYCVLKWSIYGVIWLTLYIIFLNLQFGAVFFVISVLIGICLNTSTRPKKKGEISAYSVFNKNCKSIDGTLKAEQFEKEIRYGAGTVR